A genomic window from Quercus lobata isolate SW786 chromosome 10, ValleyOak3.0 Primary Assembly, whole genome shotgun sequence includes:
- the LOC115965074 gene encoding putative disease resistance protein RGA1, with product MEDIGNMYFDILLANSLFQAEKKDDFDNIISCKMHDLVHDLALSISKSETLFLNKDLEGDISHIRYLFIEFDGKIVPRIPSSKDDVRRLRTFVSKNVVLGNTLLNFNCLRVLKLNGDSIKELPSSVGLLIHLRLLNVASLSIKALPKSITKLYNLQTLRIEGCPYVREPLEDLKQLINLRHIYIPSGFNEKLKDIGQLTCLQTLRCFIVGQDAGHRIEELGCLNQLRGKLNLWNLEHVRDKEEARRANLGEKANICMLRFHWAIWKREGNYENDEEVLEGLEPHRCLKSLTIDGFGGKKFPSWMLTSLDAWDGILQFGNLIEIQFRNCKKCEVLPTLGLLPHLRVLTIEGMDGVRHIGTEFYSNNKNGSDGTTFFPALRKLNLSEIPNLVEWTDVMEPATTTGLMVFPCLEELTIEGCSQLTSAPCHFSSLKKLDISDMLSTTFENIISKLTTLTSLEVCNISELACLPEKLLQNNASLMSLMISGWADLESIVSHEDVWAFCTSLRSLKMERCWKLQIQGVPSHLQRLEISGCVILPTGLQSCTSLTLLTIQFCDKLKSTPNLGLLHSLTQLKIRYCDNLISIPGLRGLHSLIELQIWYCPKLTSLPEGLESLTRLKTLVIGEFCKELDDFPSLISIEHLHASLQHLDLKGWPKLKSIPDNIQALTALKSLYISDFDGMETLPEWLTKLSSLQTLRIFSCSKLKESCAIGGKERYKIAHIPNIMIWI from the coding sequence ATGGAGGATATTGGTAACATGTATTTTGATATCTTGTTGGCAAATTCCTTATTTCAAGCTGAGAAAAAGGATGATTTTGATAATATTATCAGTTGTAAGATGCATGATTTGGTACATGATCTTGCACtctcaatttcaaaatctgaGACCTTATTTTTGAATAAAGATTTGGAGGGTGACATCAGTCACATACGATATTTATTCATCGAATTTGATGGTAAAATTGTACCAAGAATTCCATCTTCAAAAGATGATGTTAGGAGATTGCGCacatttgtttctaaaaatgttGTGCTTGGCAAcacattattaaattttaattgcttACGTGTTCTAAAATTAAATGGAGACTCTATAAAAGAATTGCCAAGTTCAGTTGGCCTTTTAATACATTTGAGGCTTCTCAACGTCGCAAGTTTATCCATCAAAGCATTACCAAAGTCCATCACCAAACTCTACAATTTGCAAACTTTAAGAATCGAAGGTTGCCCATATGTCAGAGAGCCTCTTGAAGATCTAAAACAATTGATAAACTTAAGGCATATTTATATCCCTTCTGGCTTTAATGAAAAACTTAAGGATATAGGGCAATTGACGTGTCTACAAACATTGCGATGTTTTATTGTGGGTCAAGATGCAGGTCATCGGATTGAGGAATTGGGATGCTTAAATCAACTTAGAGGAAAATTAAACCTCTGGAATCTAGAGCATGTGAGAGATAAAGAAGAAGCCCGAAGAGCAAATTTAGGGGAAAAGGCCAACATATGCATGTTGCGATTTCACTGGGCCATATGGAAAAGAGAAGGCAACTACGAGAATGATGAAGAGGTGTTGGAAGGTCTCGAGCCTCATCGATGTTTGAAGAGCTTAACAATTGATGGCTTTGGAGGAAAGAAATTCCCATCATGGATGTTGACAAGCCTTGATGCTTGGGATGGAATTTTGCAATTTGGCAATTTAATTGAGATCCAATTTAGGAATTGCAAAAAATGTGAGGTTCTTCCCACTCTTGGGCTTCTACCCCATCTTAGGGTTCTTACAATAGAAGGTATGGATGGTGTAAGACATATTGGAACTGAGTTTTACAGTAACAATAAGAATGGAAGTGATGGCACTACGTTTTTCCCAGCTTTGAGAAAACTTAATTTGAGCGAAATACCCAATCTAGTGGAATGGACGGATGTGATGGAGCCAGCAACAACAACAGGCCTAATGGTGTTTCCTTGCCTTGAGGAGTTGACCATTGAAGGTTGTAGCCAACTGACAAGTGCTCCATGTCATTTTTCGAGTCTTAAGAAATTAGACATTAGTGACATGCTTAGCACGACATTTGAAAACATTATTAGCAAGCTTACCACACTCACGTCCCTAGAGGTTTGTAATATTTCAGAACTTGCTTGTCTGCCAGAGAAGTTATTGCAAAACAATGCGAGTCTCATGTCTCTGATGATATCGGGATGGGCCGATTTGGAGTCCATCGTGTCACATGAGGATGTATGGGCCTTCTGCACCTCTCTTCGATCGCTTAAAATGGAACGATGTTGGAAATTACAAATACAAGGTGTCCCATCCCATCTTCAACGCTTGGAGATATCTGGGTGTGTTATTCTACCTACTGGGCTACAATCATGCACGTCTCTTACCCTACTAACGATTCAGTTTTGTGATAAATTGAAATCAACTCCAAATCTAGGACTGTTGCATTCTCTTACCCAATTAAAAATTAGGTATTGTGATAATCTGATATCAATACCTGGTTTAAGAGGATTGCATTCTCTTATCGAATTACAAATTTGGTATTGTCCTAAATTGACGAGTCTCCCAGAGGGGTTAGAATCTCTCACCCGCTTGAAGACTTTGGTGATTGGCGAGTTTTGTAAGGAGCTAGATGATTTCCCGAGTCTCATTTCTATTGAACACTTGCACGCATCCCTGCAACATTTAGACTTGAAAGGGTGGCCTAAACTTAAGTCTATACCGGACAATATTCAAGCCTTGACTGCCCTTAAAAGTCTCTACATATCTGACTTTGATGGCATGGAAACTTTGCCTGAGTGGTTGACCAAGCTTTCTTCTCTTCAAACTCTGCGCATCTTCAGTTGCTCCAAGTTAAAGGAGAGTTGTGCAATTGGTGGAAAAGAGCGGTACAAAATTGCCCATATTCCAAATATCATGATCTGGATATAA
- the LOC115963693 gene encoding putative disease resistance protein RGA3, with translation MAREIVSSMTDGIVSSMTGEIVSKLISYATKLISSARGCEDELRGIRQSLTMIRAVLTDAERRQVRDESVKFWLQMLEDVAYEADDVLDEFAYESPRQKIEVGNQRKRKVRDICSTSNPCLFHLPMADKIKAIQESLVRVEDLANKYGFAKLLLVESVDTNNEIIPNRETNSFLNHSEVIGRQNDVLEIVNLLTSTTNQQLSVLPIVGMAGLGKTTFAKLVYNHELVKKHFDKTIWVCVSNDFNEKRILREILESLTNKSSQLQSENAILQNLQKELQGKRYLLILDDVWNEDHMIWDKLSGCLLGINSNIGNNIIVTTRSDNVARIMETIPSYHLEKLLEDECWSIIKKMVSSIPLTPDLETIGYDIAKKCGGVPLAAKVLGGTMARKNEKSEWLAIQSNEIWNFPGVSNKMLPILKLSFDHLQSPSLKKCFAYCSIFPKDYEIKKEELIQF, from the coding sequence ATGGCAAGGGAAATTGTGAGCTCCATGACTGACGGAATTGTGAGCTCAATGACTGGGGAAATTGTAAGTAAGTTGATTTCATATGCTACTAAGCTGATCAGCAGTGCTCGGGGTTGCGAGGACGAGCTAAGAGGGATTCGTCAATCATTAACCATGATTCGAGCTGTTCTGACTGATGCTGAGAGAAGGCAAGTGAGAGATGAGTCTGTGAAGTTTTGGCTCCAGATGCTTGAAGATGTTGCTTATGAAGCTGACGATGTGTTGGACGAGTTTGCATACGAGAGTCCCCGGCAAAAGATAGAAGTTGGAAACCAAAGGAAGAGAAAGGTACGTGATATCTGTTCAACCTCCAATCCCTGTTTATTCCACCTCCCAATGGCAGACAAAATTAAGGCTATTCAGGAATCACTGGTAAGAGTAGAGGACTTGGCAAATAAGTATGGCTTTGCTAAATTATTGTTAGTGGAATCAGTAGATACTAACAATGAAATTATCCCAAACCGAGAGACAAACTCCTTTCTTAATCATTCAGAAGTTATAGGAAGGCAAAATGATGTTTTGGAAATAGTGAACTTGCTAACTAGTACAACCAATCAACAACTCTCAGTCCTTCCTATAGTTGGAATGGCGGGTTTGGGAAAGACAACTTTCGCAAAACTTGTGTACAATCATGAGCTAGTAAAGAAACATTTTGATAAAACAATATGGGTATGTGTCTCTAACGATTTCAATGAAAAAAGGATTTTAAGAGAGATTCTAGAATCACTTACCAATAAGTCAAGTCAATTACAAAGTGAGAATGCAATACTTCAAAACCTTCAAAAAGAGTTGCAAGGAAAAAGATACCTTCTCATTCTTGATGATGTCTGGAATGAAGATCATATGATATGGGATAAATTAAGTGGTTGTTTGTTAGGAATTAATTCTAATATTGGAAACAATATCATTGTAACAACTCGTAGTGACAATGTTGCAAGAATCATGGAGACAATTCCCTCATATCACTTAGAAAAACTACTTGAAGATGAATGTTGGTCTATAATTAAGAAGATGGTATCTTCAATTCCGTTAACTCCAGATTTGGAGACAATCGGATATGATATTGCCAAAAAGTGTGGAGGGGTCCCATTAGCTGCAAAAGTCCTAGGAGGGACAATGGCTcgtaaaaatgaaaaaagtgaaTGGTTAGCAATTCAAAGCaatgaaatttggaattttccAGGCGTTAGCAACAAGATGTTACCAATATTAAAATTGAGCTTTGATCATCTGCAATCACCATCTCTTAAAAAATGCTTTGCATATTGTTCAATTTTTCCGAAAGATTATGAGATTAAAAAGGAAGAGTTAATTCAGTTTTGA
- the LOC115965075 gene encoding sister chromatid cohesion protein pds5-like, with the protein MTSFHSELEKQLKEARNRFLNPPSPIDDLLTLLDEVENLLANVEQVPSKSIRDALFPLVKALINNKLLRHAEMDVKVLVVSSIIEIARITAPDAPYKDERMKEIFQLIVAACENMSHVSTRSYKKVTSILDTIAKVKLCLVMLDLECDALVVEMFQSFLKMIRFNHPPAVLSAMETIMSLVINESEDISLDLLSSLFVIVRKVNQNFSPISWTLGEQIITRINAQLE; encoded by the coding sequence atgacttccTTTCATAGTGAACTTGAAAAGCAGCTTAAGGAGGCTAGGAATAGATTCCTTAACCCTCCTTCCCCCATTGATGACCTCCTTACTCTTCTTGATGAAGTTGAAAATTTGTTAGCAAACGTGGAGCAAGTACCATCTAAATCAATACGAGATGCACTTTTTCCCTTAGTAAAGGCTCTGATCAATAATAAACTTTTGAGACATGCTGAAATGGATGTGAAGGTATTAGTTGTATCTTCCATTATTGAGATTGCAAGAATAACAGCACCAGATGCCCCATATAAGGATGAGCGAATGAAGGAAATATTTCAATTGATTGTGGCAGCATGTGAAAATATGTCTCATGTGTCTACTCGCTCTTATAAGAAGGTGACTTCAATTCTTGATACCATTGCAAAGGTCAAGTTATGCTTGGTGATGTTGGATCTTGAGTGTGATGCATTGGTTGTTGAGATGtttcaaagtttcttgaagaTGATTAGGTTCAACCATCCACCTGCTGTACTTTCAGCCATGGAAACAATTATGAGTTTGGTCATAAATGAAAGTGAAGACATTTCCTTGGATCTTCTTAGTTCACTTTTTGTTATTGTAAGAAAGGTAAATCAGAATTTTTCACCTATTTCGTGGACATTGGGGGAGCAAATAATCACTAGGATTAATGCCCAGCTAGAATAG